From Chengkuizengella sediminis, one genomic window encodes:
- a CDS encoding response regulator: MLRVMIVEDELPILGLMEMVIQENNHLSIVGSFTSPVEALDHFLIKKPDVVFLDIEMPKMNGLELAEKMLQMNENIQIIFTTAYQQYALDAFKVHAVDYLLKPITSDSINRITNRLLKTHNLLVSKSKQIVETQSVSIHCFGTFEVRASTGSVIKWPTKKTEELLAYLLMNSNQTISKWKLVDLFWPDMEESRAIHNLHNTIYRLKKALKENNILIQIEKLNNGYLLKKEQNVFFDAEELRNYTIRHSEVTMENLKESEQVFSLYKGTLFGSRDCEWGLNFKEELLDHHTKLTQNLVAYYIKTGSIDQAEHKINLYLSMYPLHEELNLMLLKIYSTYYTESNRLKEHYYYYEKLLNEELDVAPPLEAQRIFRKINN, from the coding sequence ATGCTTAGAGTAATGATTGTTGAAGATGAACTTCCAATATTAGGATTGATGGAAATGGTTATTCAAGAGAACAATCATTTATCGATTGTAGGGAGTTTTACAAGTCCTGTTGAGGCACTGGATCATTTTCTAATAAAGAAACCGGATGTTGTTTTTCTAGACATTGAGATGCCAAAAATGAATGGATTAGAATTGGCTGAAAAAATGCTGCAAATGAATGAAAATATCCAGATCATTTTTACAACAGCTTATCAGCAGTACGCTTTGGATGCATTCAAGGTTCACGCCGTTGATTATTTACTAAAACCAATCACCTCAGATTCGATTAATCGTATTACAAATCGTCTTTTAAAAACACACAATCTATTAGTGTCTAAATCCAAACAAATAGTTGAGACTCAGAGCGTATCCATTCATTGTTTTGGGACCTTCGAAGTGAGAGCGAGTACTGGGTCGGTAATAAAATGGCCTACAAAAAAAACGGAAGAACTTTTGGCATATCTTCTCATGAATTCTAATCAAACCATTTCAAAGTGGAAATTAGTTGATTTGTTCTGGCCTGATATGGAAGAAAGTCGTGCAATTCATAACTTGCATAATACGATTTATAGATTAAAAAAAGCGTTGAAAGAAAATAACATTTTAATTCAAATTGAAAAATTAAATAATGGATATTTATTAAAAAAAGAGCAGAACGTTTTTTTTGATGCTGAAGAGTTAAGAAACTATACAATAAGGCATTCAGAAGTGACAATGGAAAATTTGAAGGAAAGTGAGCAGGTTTTTTCTTTATATAAAGGTACTTTGTTTGGGTCAAGGGACTGTGAATGGGGTTTGAACTTTAAGGAAGAATTATTGGATCATCATACCAAGTTAACTCAAAATTTAGTGGCATATTACATTAAAACTGGGAGTATTGATCAAGCTGAGCACAAGATTAATCTTTACTTATCGATGTATCCTCTTCATGAAGAGTTGAATTTGATGCTCTTAAAAATCTACTCAACTTATTACACCGAAAGTAATCGCTTGAAAGAGCATTATTACTACTATGAGAAATTATTAAATGAAGAGCTTGATGTTGCACCACCACTAGAAGCTCAAAGGATATTTAGGAAAATAAATAATTAA
- a CDS encoding ATP-binding protein, whose protein sequence is MKKGAIILGIIISSYVINFGVVNFVASQFEVDTPVAQKGVLDLTNWDFSNGGIVPLDGEWEFFPDQLLDVNDFMEDMSHNLSPVYVQVPANWTTYDIDGQSMSPYGKATYRLKISIDEENQVFGIKSSSIHMSNRIFINEEVVASSGDPGEEDVYIPTNRPYVVYFTLNKGFNEIIIQVANYDYLVGGGIINSINFGEQQHISYFRDIVMMHDWVQTCVFIIMGLYFLGIYSQRKKDLFFLFFSIYCLLAGLFTAVHGEKIWYMIFPDTSYNTFLRLQLNTGMIGCISFYLYIYNAFKDVASKRVVWTAVIIGSIMVLYYIFFPNFVPLWMHIPIAIFIVFAHVFATYVLISAASKKMEGSFYMIFGAIAMSGYVLKYIMAIYDILYENVLLSIFPIEPFVFLLMFSLLMSLRFSNAFKKNEQLSQELLIVDKVKDEFLATTSHELKTPLHGIINISSFLLDEKNVESSVKQKENLPLIHDTSMKLFNLVNDLIDVTRLKNGEFRLQLTKVDLKVSTQIVFDILAFEIRGKQIELKNEIDEVSIVIADENRIRQILYNLIQNAIKHTEKGQINVSSKLMDDKIYFYVEDTGIGIIEKKQEEIFGYFEQIDQWSPQNGYQSMGLGLYISRQLIEKMNGEIWVDWSEVGIGTRFGFVLPKADCPEQRVEGILHQQVSIPLNKVVSSQHDFDILNGHEHTILIVDDELSNIQILLNVLTKHKYNVITAFSAKEALRKLEKFKQIDLVILDVMMPEMSGIDLCEKIRKTHSLLELPVLFATVKDLPEDIELGFKAGANDYITKPFDAKTILARIQTLLSMKTSIEEAFQNEMAFLQSQIKPHFLYNAISIIIVFCYTDGQKAAHLLSMLSQYLRIIFNTDHTTTLVSLEKELKLVEAYVEIEKARFDRFHFHVDIDKGLEKLLIPPLCIQPFVENAIRHGLFEKDEAGQVTLTIRDHGRYISIVIEDDGVGIPGEILKQLENGQVKYSGIGMTNIKKRLESIKGSNIEVKSTLEEGTIVKINLPKQKMDKIRLASTTVR, encoded by the coding sequence ATGAAAAAAGGCGCAATCATATTAGGGATTATTATATCATCATATGTGATCAATTTTGGAGTAGTAAATTTTGTTGCAAGTCAGTTTGAAGTTGATACACCTGTAGCTCAGAAAGGAGTATTAGATTTAACAAACTGGGATTTCTCAAATGGAGGAATCGTTCCACTTGACGGAGAATGGGAATTTTTCCCTGATCAATTATTAGACGTTAATGATTTTATGGAAGATATGAGTCATAACCTTTCTCCTGTATATGTTCAGGTTCCAGCGAATTGGACCACTTATGATATCGATGGTCAATCCATGAGTCCATATGGAAAAGCAACCTACCGTTTAAAAATTAGTATTGATGAAGAAAATCAAGTTTTTGGTATTAAGTCATCGTCTATTCATATGTCTAATCGGATTTTCATTAATGAGGAGGTAGTTGCTTCCAGTGGAGATCCAGGTGAAGAAGATGTCTACATACCTACGAATAGACCGTATGTTGTTTATTTTACATTAAATAAAGGGTTCAATGAGATCATCATACAAGTGGCCAATTATGATTATTTAGTTGGTGGAGGAATTATCAACTCTATCAACTTTGGGGAGCAACAGCATATTTCTTATTTTAGAGATATAGTCATGATGCATGATTGGGTACAGACATGTGTTTTTATTATCATGGGTCTTTATTTTCTTGGAATATACTCACAGAGGAAGAAGGATTTATTCTTCTTGTTTTTCTCCATATATTGTTTACTCGCTGGATTATTTACTGCTGTTCATGGTGAAAAAATATGGTATATGATATTTCCTGATACTTCATATAATACTTTTCTGAGGTTACAGCTAAATACAGGTATGATTGGATGTATTTCCTTTTATTTATATATCTATAATGCATTTAAAGATGTTGCCTCAAAGAGGGTTGTATGGACTGCAGTAATAATAGGGTCTATCATGGTACTGTATTATATTTTTTTTCCAAATTTTGTACCACTTTGGATGCACATACCCATCGCTATTTTTATAGTTTTTGCACATGTTTTTGCTACGTATGTGTTGATTTCAGCAGCATCAAAAAAAATGGAAGGTAGTTTCTATATGATTTTTGGTGCGATTGCAATGAGTGGATATGTACTTAAATATATTATGGCTATCTATGATATCCTATATGAAAATGTATTGTTATCTATATTTCCAATTGAGCCTTTTGTTTTTTTGTTGATGTTCTCCTTATTGATGTCCTTGCGATTTTCAAATGCCTTCAAGAAAAATGAACAACTATCTCAAGAGTTGCTAATCGTTGATAAAGTGAAGGATGAATTTCTAGCTACAACATCACATGAACTCAAAACACCTTTACATGGAATTATTAATATTTCATCATTTTTACTTGATGAAAAAAATGTGGAAAGTTCAGTAAAACAAAAGGAAAATCTTCCATTGATCCATGATACGTCCATGAAGTTATTTAACTTAGTGAATGATCTCATAGATGTGACTAGATTGAAAAATGGGGAATTTAGGTTACAACTCACAAAAGTCGATTTGAAAGTATCCACTCAAATTGTGTTTGATATATTGGCCTTTGAGATTCGAGGTAAACAAATAGAACTCAAGAATGAAATAGATGAAGTCTCTATTGTTATTGCAGATGAAAATCGAATCCGACAAATATTATATAATCTTATTCAGAATGCAATTAAACATACAGAAAAAGGTCAAATCAATGTTTCTTCTAAACTAATGGATGACAAAATCTATTTTTATGTAGAAGACACAGGAATAGGGATCATAGAAAAAAAACAAGAAGAGATCTTTGGTTACTTTGAACAGATAGACCAGTGGTCTCCACAAAATGGTTATCAAAGTATGGGACTAGGTTTATATATTAGTCGACAGCTTATCGAAAAAATGAATGGTGAGATTTGGGTGGATTGGTCTGAGGTAGGAATAGGGACTAGATTCGGTTTTGTGTTACCAAAAGCAGATTGTCCGGAACAAAGAGTGGAGGGAATTTTACACCAGCAGGTCAGTATCCCACTGAATAAAGTGGTTTCTTCACAACATGATTTTGATATCTTAAATGGACATGAACATACGATACTCATCGTGGATGATGAACTATCCAATATTCAAATATTATTAAATGTATTAACCAAACATAAGTACAATGTCATCACTGCATTCTCTGCAAAAGAAGCGTTGAGGAAACTAGAAAAATTCAAACAAATTGATCTGGTAATATTAGACGTGATGATGCCAGAAATGTCAGGTATTGATTTGTGTGAAAAAATAAGAAAGACCCACTCGTTACTCGAATTACCCGTATTATTCGCAACCGTAAAAGATTTACCAGAAGATATTGAGCTTGGATTTAAAGCAGGTGCCAATGATTATATTACAAAACCGTTTGATGCGAAAACAATTTTAGCTAGGATTCAAACACTCTTATCCATGAAAACATCCATAGAAGAAGCATTTCAAAATGAGATGGCTTTTTTACAATCTCAAATCAAGCCTCACTTTTTATACAATGCAATTAGTATTATTATCGTTTTTTGTTATACAGATGGGCAAAAAGCCGCACATTTGTTGAGCATGTTAAGTCAGTATTTGCGTATTATTTTTAATACTGACCATACAACAACGTTAGTCTCATTAGAAAAAGAATTAAAGTTAGTAGAAGCCTATGTTGAGATTGAAAAAGCTAGATTTGATCGTTTTCATTTTCATGTTGATATAGATAAAGGGCTAGAAAAATTGCTTATTCCACCCTTGTGTATCCAACCTTTTGTGGAAAATGCAATTCGTCATGGTCTATTTGAAAAGGATGAGGCAGGGCAGGTGACTTTAACAATTCGTGATCATGGAAGGTATATAAGTATAGTTATAGAAGATGATGGAGTAGGTATACCCGGTGAGATATTAAAACAATTAGAAAATGGACAAGTGAAATATTCAGGTATAGGAATGACGAACATCAAAAAAAGACTCGAATCCATTAAGGGTTCTAATATTGAAGTAAAATCAACCTTAGAAGAAGGAACAATAGTAAAGATAAATTTACCTAAACAAAAGATGGATAAAATACGACTTGCATCAACAACCGTCCGATGA